The following proteins are encoded in a genomic region of Thermococcus pacificus:
- the ftsY gene encoding signal recognition particle-docking protein FtsY, protein MFGKLREKLKKFTQTVEEKIEEEEKVVEKKTPEETEEKKGFIERLLQVEIKEKDIEDALDELELELLEADVALETVEALREKIKEKLVGRKVRVGTNKGKIIEEALREAITEILTPEKRIDLIEMIKSKEEKPFVIAFVGFNGSGKTTTIAKLAHGLKKNGLSVVIAASDTFRAGAIEQLEEHAKRVGVKVIKHSYGADPAAVAYDAIQHAKARGIDVVLIDTAGRNELNRNLMDEMKKIARVTKPDLVIFVGDSLGGNSVVEQAKQFNEAVRIDGVILTKLDADARGGAALSISHAIGAPILFVGVGQGYDDLRPFDEKWFVERIFGEE, encoded by the coding sequence ATGTTTGGAAAGCTCAGGGAGAAGCTCAAAAAGTTCACACAGACCGTCGAGGAGAAGATAGAGGAAGAGGAAAAGGTCGTTGAGAAGAAAACCCCCGAAGAAACTGAGGAGAAGAAAGGGTTCATAGAGCGGCTCCTCCAGGTCGAAATAAAGGAGAAGGACATCGAGGACGCCCTCGATGAGCTTGAGCTGGAGCTCCTCGAGGCGGACGTTGCCCTTGAGACGGTTGAAGCCCTCAGGGAGAAGATAAAGGAGAAGCTCGTCGGGAGAAAGGTAAGGGTCGGAACGAACAAGGGGAAAATCATCGAGGAGGCCCTCCGCGAGGCGATAACCGAGATCCTCACCCCCGAGAAGAGGATAGACCTCATTGAGATGATCAAATCAAAGGAGGAGAAGCCCTTCGTCATAGCCTTCGTCGGCTTCAACGGCTCCGGAAAGACCACCACCATAGCCAAGCTCGCCCACGGGCTCAAGAAGAACGGCCTTTCGGTCGTCATCGCGGCGAGCGATACCTTCAGGGCCGGTGCAATAGAGCAGCTGGAGGAGCACGCGAAAAGGGTTGGTGTCAAGGTCATAAAACACTCCTACGGCGCCGATCCAGCCGCCGTCGCCTACGACGCGATCCAGCACGCGAAGGCCAGGGGAATTGATGTGGTCCTCATCGACACCGCCGGAAGGAACGAGCTCAACAGGAACCTCATGGACGAGATGAAGAAGATAGCGAGGGTTACCAAGCCGGACCTCGTCATATTCGTCGGCGACTCCCTCGGCGGAAACTCCGTCGTCGAGCAGGCAAAACAGTTCAACGAGGCGGTTAGGATAGACGGCGTGATTTTGACGAAGCTCGACGCAGATGCCAGGGGTGGGGCGGCGCTGAGCATAAGCCACGCCATTGGAGCGCCGATACTCTTCGTCGGCGTCGGCCAGGGCTACGACGACCTAAGGCCCTTCGACGAGAAGTGGTTCGTGGAGAGGATTTTCGGGGAGGAGTGA
- a CDS encoding BMP family lipoprotein, with translation MKKWLSLFLIGLLAISVVASGCISSGGEESKTGAIAIVYDVGGRGDLSFNDMAYLGASKAAKDFNLDLVELQSNSEDDYVENLRTLASEGKYAVIIAVGFMMTDAVKQVASEYPDQKFAIIDGSDPEMPDNVMMILFKENEGSALAGALAGLIAANDGKDKVGIVLGMEIPVLYKFEAGYRFGVKWAEDYYKQKEGKDVNIDVLYQYTGSFGDAAKGKAAAQAQLSQGAWVIYQVAGGTGLGVFDAVEEALKAQNKKMGPPFAIGVDSAQDWIKPGVIIASMTKRVDVGVYTAVKDAVEGTFKGGVVELGLEEGGVGLSTVDDVMAMFDSLPEDTQKQKLKDLGFNSRDELKQYLEQTRGQVPDWIWDAVKQLQDKIVSGEIKVPAPMDKDGIEKVRQAKTWQDMQELAQ, from the coding sequence ATGAAGAAGTGGCTGAGTCTGTTTTTAATCGGCCTCCTGGCCATAAGCGTCGTGGCCAGCGGCTGTATCTCCTCCGGTGGAGAAGAGTCCAAAACGGGTGCCATTGCCATCGTTTACGACGTCGGTGGCAGGGGTGACCTGAGCTTCAACGATATGGCCTATCTCGGTGCCAGCAAGGCCGCCAAGGACTTTAACCTCGACCTCGTTGAGCTTCAGAGCAACAGCGAGGATGACTACGTCGAGAACCTTCGCACCCTTGCCAGCGAAGGGAAGTACGCCGTTATCATCGCCGTTGGTTTCATGATGACCGATGCCGTTAAGCAGGTTGCGAGCGAGTATCCGGACCAGAAGTTCGCAATCATAGATGGTTCTGACCCCGAAATGCCCGACAACGTTATGATGATCCTCTTCAAGGAGAACGAGGGTTCGGCCCTCGCCGGAGCCCTTGCAGGCCTTATCGCGGCCAACGACGGTAAGGACAAGGTTGGAATAGTTCTCGGTATGGAGATTCCGGTTCTCTACAAGTTCGAGGCCGGCTACCGCTTTGGCGTCAAGTGGGCCGAGGACTACTACAAGCAGAAGGAGGGCAAGGACGTTAACATAGACGTCCTCTACCAGTACACCGGCTCTTTCGGAGACGCCGCCAAGGGTAAGGCCGCGGCCCAGGCTCAACTCAGCCAGGGTGCGTGGGTTATCTACCAGGTGGCTGGAGGAACGGGACTCGGTGTCTTCGATGCCGTTGAAGAGGCCCTCAAGGCCCAGAACAAGAAGATGGGTCCGCCGTTTGCCATCGGTGTCGATTCAGCCCAGGACTGGATAAAGCCGGGCGTTATAATCGCCTCAATGACGAAGCGCGTTGACGTCGGTGTGTACACCGCCGTTAAGGATGCCGTTGAGGGCACTTTCAAGGGCGGTGTTGTCGAGCTTGGCCTCGAGGAGGGCGGTGTTGGTCTCAGCACCGTCGACGACGTCATGGCCATGTTCGACTCCCTCCCTGAAGACACCCAGAAGCAGAAGCTTAAGGACCTCGGCTTCAACAGCAGGGACGAGCTCAAGCAGTACCTCGAGCAGACCAGGGGCCAGGTTCCTGACTGGATATGGGACGCCGTCAAGCAGCTCCAGGACAAGATAGTCAGCGGCGAGATCAAGGTTCCCGCCCCGATGGACAAGGACGGCATAGAGAAGGTCAGGCAGGCCAAGACCTGGCAGGACATGCAAGAGCTCGCCCAGTGA